In Pyrus communis chromosome 8, drPyrComm1.1, whole genome shotgun sequence, one genomic interval encodes:
- the LOC137743168 gene encoding pentatricopeptide repeat-containing protein At4g14820-like, whose amino-acid sequence MLGVSVPVLSLQSTSIPAISSMAVLLSSCTLSPSLHYPLSIFNQIPKPQIHLCNKLLREFSRCAEPDKALLVYERMRREDVGVDRFSIPPLLKTVARASALSEGMEIHGVAWKLGFHSDPFVETGLSGHFDTAFLLFEEMKNSNAEPDPDEMILSAILSACGHAGKLAYGKAIHDFIRYGNTEKMEMYYRIPYRKFRPL is encoded by the exons atgttaGGAGTTAGTGTTCCTGTCTTATCACTGCAAAGCACATCCATACCCGCCatttcctcaatggcagtcctCCTCTCCTCCTGCACCCTCTCGCCGAGCCTCCACTACCCTCTTTCCATCTTCAACCAAATCCCCAAACCCCAAATCCATCTGTGCAACAAGCTCCTGCGGGAGTTCTCACGATGCGCTGAGCCCGATAAGGCCCTTTTGGTGTATGAGAGGATGAGGAGGGAGGATGTGGGGGTGGACAGGTTTAGCATTCCGCCGCTGCTGAAGACGGTGGCTAGAGCTTCGGCTTTGAGTGAAGGGATGGAGATTCACGGTGTAGCTTGGAAGTTGGGTTTTCATTCGGACCCGTTTGTGGAGACCGGGTTG AGTGGCCATTTCGACACTGCATTCCTTTTGTTTGAAGAGATGAAGAACTCTAATGCGGAGCCAGATCCAGATGAGATGATACTTTCTGCCATTCTTTCAGCTTGTGGTCATGCTGGAAAGTTGGCTTATGGGAAAGCAATCCATGACTTcattcggtatgggaataccgaaaaaatggagatgtactaccgaatcccataccgaaaatttcg ccctttGTAA
- the LOC137742556 gene encoding protein DAMAGED DNA-BINDING 2-like, translating to MSPQTRRMTFPKVVIERDSDSEQSSSEEDEEQQEEDEVLESENEAKVEEVLDEKKKGKSPITISLKKVCKVCKKPGHEAGFKGATYIDCPMKPCFLCKMPGHTTVACPHRVATEHGVVPAPHKNTRNALEYMFERQIRPRVAPIKTAYVIPDQVSCAVIRYHSRRVTSLEFHPTKNNILLSGDKKGQLGVWDFVKVHEKIVYGNVHSCILNNMKFKPASDDTVYGASSDGTISCTDLETRISLSLMNLNPDGWQGPNSWRMLYGMDINAEKGVVLVADNFGFLYMVDSRSNDKTGKPILVHKKGSKVVGLHCNPLRPDLLLSCGNDHFARIWDIRRIEAGSSIYDLAHSRVVNSAYFSPMSGSKILSTSQDNRIRIWDSIFGNMDTPSREIVHSHDFNRHLTPFKAEWDPKDSSESLAVIGRYISENYNGAALHPIDFIDISTGQLVAEVMDPNITTISPVNKLHPRDDVLASGSSRSLFIWRPKEKCEPVEPKDERKIIVCSGAEKKRNRKFGDENDDSDDDKFPPKGKNLKSKKSASKSSQYTLKVKR from the exons ATGTCCCCGCAAACCAGAAGAATGACGTTCCCGAAGGTCGTCATTGAGAGAGACTCGGACTCCGAGCAGAGCTCATCCGAAGAAGACGAAGAACAACAAGAGGAAGATGAAGTGTTGGAGAGCGAAAACGAAGCCAAAGTCGAGGAGGTTTTGGAcgagaagaagaaagggaaatCACCCATTACTATTAGCCTCAAGAAAGTCTGCAAA GTGTGCAAGAAGCCGGGGCATGAAGCTGGATTCAAGGGGGCTACTTACATTGATTGCCCAATGAAGCCCTGCTTTCTTTGTAAAATGCCTG GCCACACTACAGTGGCATGCCCACACCGAGTGGCTACTGAGCATGGGGTTGTCCCAGCACCCCATAAAAATACCCGTAACGCGCTGGAGTATATGTTCGAACGCCAGATTAGACCTCGCGTTGCTCCG ATCAAGACAGCATATGTGATCCCAGATCAAGTAAGTTGTGCGGTTATTAGATATCACAGTAGACGGGTGACTAGCTTAGAGTTCCATCCAACGAAGAATAACATCCTTTTATCTGGAGATAAG AAAGGACAACTTGGAGTATGGGATTTTGTCAAAGTACATGAAAAGATTGTTTATGGAAATGTACACTCTTGTATACTCAACAACATGAA GTTTAAACCTGCAAGTGATGATACAGTATATGGTGCATCCTCTGATGGAACCATTAGTTGCACTGATTTGGAGACTAGAATTTCATTATCTTTGATGAACCTTAACCCTGATGGATGGCAG GGGCCAAACAGTTGGAGAATGCTTTATGGAATGGATATCAATGCAGAGAAAGGTGTTGTGCTTGTTGCTGACAACTTTGGCTTTCTGTACAT GGTTGATTCTCGCTCCAATGACAAAACTGGGAAGCCAATTTTGGTCCATAAGAAAGGTAGCAAAGTAGTTGGACTCCACTGCAATCCATTGCGGCCTGACCTTCTACTGAGTTGTGGAAATGATCACTTT GCTCGTATATGGGACATTCGTCGAATTGAAGCTGGTTCTTCCATATACGACCTTGCACACAGCCGTGTTGTTAACTCTGCATATTTTTCTCCGATGTCTGGCAGCAAAATTCTTAGCACTTCACAGGATAACCGTATTCGTATATGGGACTCTATATTTGGCAATATGGATACCCCAAGCCGAGAGATTGTACACAGTCATGATTTCAATCGTCATCTGACTCCTTTCAAAGCTGAATGGGATCCAAAG GACTCGTCAGAGTCCCTTGCAGTTATTGGTCGTTACATAAGTGAAAACTATAATGGAGCTGCCCTCCATCCCATTGATTTCATAGACATCAGCACAGGACAACTAGTTGCTGAGGTCATGGATCCAAACATCACTACAATCAGTCCAGTGAACAAGCTACATCCGCGTGATGATGTTTTGGCATCAGGCAGTTCAAG GTCACTTTTCATTTGGCGGCCGAAGGAAAAGTGCGAGCCTGTGGAACCAAAGGATGAACGGAAGATTATTGTCTGTTCCGGAGCTGAGAAGAAGAGGAACCGGAAGTTTGGGGATGAAAACGATGATTCTGATGATGACAAGTTCCCCCCGAAGGGCAAGAATTTAAAGTCCAAAAAATCTGCCTCGAAATCAAGTCAATATACTCTCAAGGTCAAACGCTGA
- the LOC137743857 gene encoding ABC transporter G family member 31, whose protein sequence is MAAASNGSEYFEIEAGNESFARPSNAESVAEDEEELMWAAIGRLPSQRRSNTALVRKRESDERSGGEKVETVDVRKLDRFNRELVVKKALATNDQDNYLLLSAVKERLDKVGLEVAKVEVRYDNLKVVANVQTGSRALPTLINYTRNALEGILTGLRIFRPKRHSLTILNNIRGVVKPGRMTLLLGPPGSGKSTLLLALAGKLDPNLKKSGTITYNGHKLNEFCVQRTAAYISQTDNHIGELTVRETLDFAARCQGASEGFAAYMNDLVRLERERNIRPDPEIDAYMKASSVGGKKHSVSTDYVLKVLGLDVCSETIVGNEMVRGVSGGQRKRVTTGEMAVGPRKALFMDEISTGLDSSTTFQIVKCTRNFVHLMDATILMALLQPAPETFDLFDDLVLLSEGHVVYHGPRAQVLEFFESLGFRLPPRKGVADFLQEVTSKKDQSQYWADKSKPYVYLSVPQIAEAFRNSKFGRTLESELSDPYDKSNTHPAALAKSKYAVSRWELCKACFSREILLISRHKFLYIFRTCQVAFVGFVTCTMFLRTRLHPTDEGHGELYLSCLFFGLVHMMFNGFSELPLMISRLPVFYKQRDNFFHPAWAWSVVSWLLRIPYSIIEAVVWSCVVYYTVGFAPAAGRFFRFMLLLFSVHQMALGLFRFMASITRDMVIANTFGSAALLIIFLLGGFIIPKASIKPWWVWAFWVSPLSYGQRAMSVNEFAATRWMKKSSVNDDTIGYNILHSHSLPTGDHWYWIGVGTLLLYAILFNGLVTMALLYLNPLRKNQTVVPVDNTEGSPAADGHSPKKGMILPFQPLTMTFHNVNYFVDMPKEMKSQGIPENKLQLLANVSGVFSPGVLTALVGSSGAGKTTLMDVLAGRKTGGYIEGDIRISGYPKEQRTFARISGYVEQNDIHSPQVTVEESLLFSSSLRLPKEVSKEKRLEFVEEVMRLVELDPLRHALVGMPGSSGLSTEQRKRLTIAVELVANPSIIFMDEPTSGLDARAAAIVMRTVRNTVDTGRTVVCTIHQPSIDIFEAFDELLLMKRGGQVIYGGKLGLHSQTMINYFQGINGITPIPRGYNPATWMLEVTTPACEERIGKDFANVYRISDQYREVEESIKQFSIPPAGSEPLKFASTYSQTTMSQFLICLWKQNLVYWRSPHYNAMRLIFTTISALVFGSAFWNVGTKRDSPQALMTVMGALYAACLFLGVNNASSVQPIVSIERAVFYREKAAGMYSPLSYAAAQGLVEIPYIAVQTIVYGVITYFMVHFERTLRKFLLYIVFMFLTFTYFTFYGMAAVGLTPSQHLAAVVSSAFYSLWNLLSGFLVPKPHIPGWWMWFYYICPVAWTLRGIITSQLGDVETTMKGPTFQGTVKEYLEVNLGYGPGMIGVSVAVLVCFCLLFFSVFALSVKLLNFQKR, encoded by the exons ATGGCGGCGGCGTCGAACGGGAGCGAGTACTTCGAGATAGAGGCGGGGAACGAGTCGTTCGCTCGGCCTTCGAATGCCGAGTCGGTGGCGGAGGACGAGGAGGAGCTGATGTGGGCGGCGATCGGGAGGTTGCCGTCCCAGAGGCGGTCGAACACGGCGCTGGTGAGGAAGAGGGAGTCCGATGAAAGAAGCGGTGGCGAAAAGGTGGAGACGGTCGACGTGAGGAAGCTGGATCGGTTCAATCGGGAGCTCGTCGTCAAAAAAGCGTTGGCCACTAACGATCAAGATAACTATCTCTTGCTCTCCGCTGTTAAAGAGCGTCTCGATAA AGTGGGATTGGAGGTCGCAAAGGTTGAAGTACGGTATGATAATCTGAAAGTGGTGGCAAACGTTCAGACTGGATCAAGAGCCTTGCCTACTCTAATCAACTATACTCGTAATGCTTTAGAG GGTATTTTAACTGGTTTGAGGATATTTCGACCTAAGAGACATTCTTTAACCATTTTGAACAACATTAGAGGCGTTGTTAAACCCGGAAG GATGACATTGCTTTTAGGTCCTCCAGGTTCTGGAAAATCCACTTTGCTTTTGGCTCTTGCAGGAAAACTTGACCCCAACTTAAAG AAAAGCGGTACCATTACCTACAATGGCCATAAGCTCAACGAGTTTTGCGTTCAAAGAACTGCAGCTTACATCAGCCAAACAGATAATCATATTGGAGAACTGACCGTAAGAGAAACATTGGATTTTGCAGCTAGATGTCAAGGTGCAAGCGAAGGCTTTGCAG CATACATGAACGATTTGGTACGGTTAGAGAGGGAAAGGAACATAAGGCCGGATCCAGAAATTGATGCATATATGAAG GCATCATCTGTTGGCGGTAAAAAGCACAGTGTTTCAACAGATTATGTATTGAAAGTGCTCGGTCTTGATGTATGTTCAGAGACAATTGTTGGAAACGAAATGGTAAGAGGCGTATCAGGTGGACAGAGGAAAAGGGTCACCACAG GAGAAATGGCTGTTGGCCCAAGAAAAGCCCTATTTATGGATGAAATTTCTACCGGACTTGATAGTTCTACTACATTCCAAATTGTAAAATGCACTCGGAACTTTGTTCATCTAATGGATGCAACAATACTAATGGCTCTTCTTCAGCCTGCGCCCGAGACATTTGATCTCTTTGATGATCTGGTGCTGTTATCAGAAGGGCATGTGGTTTATCATGGTCCCAGAGCCCAAGTATTGGAATTCTTCGAGTCATTAGGCTTTCGTCTACCCCCACGCAAGGGAGTTGCAGATTTTCTTCAAGag GTGACTTCTAAAAAGGACCAATCTCAGTATTGGGCTGATAAATCGAAACCATACGTGTACCTTTCTGTTCCACAAATTGCTGAAGCCTTCAGAAATTCCAAATTTGGAAGGACTCTGGAGTCTGAGCTTTCGGATCCATATGATAAGTCTAATACTCATCCTGCAGCGTTGGCAAAATCAAAATATGCAGTCTCAAGATGGGAACTTTGTAAAGCATGCTTTTCACGAGAAATCCTGTTGATCAGCAGGCATAagtttctttatatatttagGACGTGCCAG GTTGCATTTGTTGGATTTGTTACATGCACAATGTTTCTGCGAACAAGACTGCACCCGACAGATGAGGGACATGGAGAACTTTATCTTTCTTGCTTGTTTTTTGGGCTGGTGCACATGATGTTTAATGGATTTTCTGAGCTGCCTCTTATGATATCTCGGCTCCCAGTCTTTTACAAGCAAAGGGACAATTTCTTTCATCCTGCGTGGGCATGGTCTGTCGTGAGTTGGCTTTTGCGTATTCCTTACTCCATTATTGAAGCTGTTGTATGGTCTTGTGTTGTGTACTACACTGTTGGTTTTGCTCCTGCTGCTGGAAG GTTTTTTCGTTTCATGCTTTTACTGTTCTCAGTGCACCAAATGGCTTTGGGTCTCTTTCGGTTCATGGCTTCTATTACGCGAGATATGGTCATTGCCAATACATTTGGATCAGCTGCGCTACTAATTATATTCTTGCTGGGTGGATTCATCATTCCGAAAG CAAGCATTAAGCCATGGTGGGTTTGGGCCTTTTGGGTATCACCACTATCTTATGGGCAACGAGCTATGTCCGTAAACGAATTTGCTGCTACAAGGTGGATGAAG AAATCTTCTGTTAATGATGACACAATTGGGTACAATATTCTTCACTCACACAGCTTACCAACTGGTGATCATTGGTATTGGATTGGAGTTGGTACCTTATTGCTTTATGCCATACTTTTCAATGGCCTTGTGACTATGGCCTTGCTTTACCTAAATC CACTTAGGAAGAACCAGACAGTGGTTCCAGTTGACAACACAGAAGGGAGCCCTGCTGCAGATGGTCA CAGCCCCAAAAAGGGAATGATCTTACCGTTTCAGCCATTGACAATGACTTTCCATAATGTTAATTACTTTGTTGACATGCCAAAG GAAATGAAGTCGCAAGGAATACCAGAAAATAAGTTACAACTCTTGGCGAATGTGAGTGGAGTATTTTCACCAGGCGTTCTTACTGCTTTAGTTGGGTCTAGTGGAGCTGGTAAGACCACTTTGATGGATGTCCTTGCTGGTAGGAAAACTGGAGGATACATTGAAGGAGATATCAGAATATCTGGTTACCCAAAAGAGCAACGTACTTTTGCCAGAATATCGGGATATGTTGAGCAAAATGACATACATTCTCCTCAAGTTACAGTTGAGGAATCCCTgctgttttcttcttctcttcgcCTGCCAAAGGAAGTCAGCAAAGAGAAAAGACTT GAATTTGTTGAAGAAGTAATGAGATTAGTAGAGCTTGATCCTCTAAGGCATGCTTTGGTCGGCATGCCTGGCAGTTCAGGCTTATCAACAGAGCAAAGAAAACGCCTGACAATCGCTGTGGAGCTTGTTGCAAATCCTTCAATTATCTTTATGGATGAACCTACATCAGGACTCGATGCAAGGGCAGCAGCCATTGTGATGCGGACTGTTCGTAATACTGTTGATACAGGAAGAACGGTTGTCTGTACTATACATCAACCAAGTATTGATATATTTGAGGCATTCGATGAG CTTCTTCTTATGAAACGAGGGGGGCAAGTTATATATGGAGGAAAGCTTGGTTTGCACTCGCAGACAATGATAAATTATTTTCAG GGAATCAatggaatcactccaattcccAGAGGGTACAATCCAGCAACCTGGATGCTTGAGGTTACTACACCTGCTTGTGAAGAGAGAATTGGTAAAGACTTTGCAAACGTTTACAGAATTTCAGACCAATACAG GGAGGTAGAAGAGTCCATCAAACAATTTAGTATTCCTCCAGCTGGTTCAGAACCACTGAAGTTTGCATCGACATATTCTCAAACTACAATGTCGCAGTTTTTGATCTGCTTATGGAAACAAAATCTTGTATATTGGAGAAGTCCACATTATAATGCCATGAGGTTGATTTTTACAACGATCAGTGCACTGGTATTTGGTTCTGCATTTTGGAATGTTGGTACAAAAAG GGACTCACCTCAAGCGCTAATGACGGTTATGGGAGCTCTTTATGCTGCTTGCTTGTTTCTTGGGGTCAATAACGCTTCTTCAGTGCAACCAATTGTTTCAATTGAGAGGGCAGTATTCTATCGAGAGAAAGCAGCCGGGATGTATTCTCCATTATCTTATGCAGCAGCACAG GGCCTTGTCGAGATCCCATACATTGCTGTGCAGACAATAGTATACGGTGTAATCACATACTTCATGGTTCATTTTGAAAGGACGCTTA GAAAGTTTTTGCTCTATATTGTGTTCATGTTCCTCACATTCACCTACTTTACCTTCTATGGTATGGCGGCTGTTGGTCTCACACCTTCTCAACATCTTGCGGCTGTCGTCTCCTCTGCTTTCTACTCTTTGTGGAATCTCCTCTCGGGTTTTCTTGTCCCAAAGCCG CATATCCCGGGATGGTGGATGTGGTTTTACTACATCTGTCCAGTGGCATGGACCCTTCGAGGTATTATCACCTCGCAACTTGGTGATGTGGAGACCACGATGAAAGGACCTACGTTTCAGGGCACCGTGAAAGAGTACTTGGAGGTCAATCTTGGTTATGGCCCTGGGATGATTGGGGTTTCAGTCGCCGTGCTTGTTTGCTTTTGCCTCCTTTTCTTCAGCGTCTTTGCACTCTCAGTGAAGTTACTCAACTTTCAGAAAAGATGA
- the LOC137741604 gene encoding (S)-8-oxocitronellyl enol synthase CYC2-like, producing MAAEETENPEDGNGIEHVAAIFGVTGLVGKVLARELVTKPKWKVYGIARNPEIMPPIDQRSSNFYFIQCDLLNRSETEERLSLLQDVTHVFWLTWASQYQLDSVECCEQNKAMMSNALDAIVPKAKALKHVSLQTGMKHYVSLQGPFDDEAEARYYDEDCPRVDKGCNFYYVLEDLLKERLVGKVAWSVHRPGLLIGSSRRTVYNFMGSLCVYGTICKHLNLPFVFGGTKRCWEKTCIDGSDARLVAQQHIWAATDVDLYSHSTDGQSYNAINGPSFTWKEIWTALGEKFGVVVHESAFSDDFWYSKSMSDKKEVWKEIVAEKGLIQTEMENLANWEFLDLLFRCPFKLLGTRNKVDRLGFAVRYKTLDSILYWIDCMRDEKLIP from the coding sequence ATGGCAGCTGAAGAAACTGAAAACCCAGAGGATGGCAATGGCATTGAACATGTAGCAGCCATTTTCGGGGTCACCGGGCTAGTTGGGAAGGTGCTGGCCAGAGAGCTGGTCACAAAACCCAAATGGAAGGTTTACGGCATAGCTCGTAATCCGGAGATCATGCCGCCTATTGATCAACGTTCTTCAAACTTCTATTTCATCCAATGTGATCTGCTAAACCGTTCGGAAACCGAAGAACGGCTCTCACTGTTGCAAGATGTTACTCATGTGTTTTGGCTCACCTGGGCAAGCCAATACCAGTTGGATAGCGTTGAGTGTTGTGAGCAGAATAAGGCCATGATGTCGAATGCATTGGATGCCATTGTTCCGAAAGCCAAGGCATTGAAGCATGTTTCTCTCCAGACAGGGATGAAGCATTACGTGTCGTTGCAAGGGCCTTTCGATGATGAAGCAGAAGCTCGGTACTACGATGAAGATTGCCCGAGAGTGGATAAAGGGTGCAACTTTTACTATGTCCTAGAAGACTTGCTAAAGGAGAGGCTGGTTGGTAAGGTAGCTTGGTCGGTACACAGGCCTGGTTTGTTAATTGGTAGTTCTCGTAGGACTGTGTACAATTTTATGGGGAGTTTATGTGTTTACGGAACCATTTGTAAGCATTTGAATCTGCCTTTTGTGTTTGGAGGGACAAAAAGGTGTTGGGAAAAGACTTGTATCGATGGCTCGGATGCAAGGCTAGTAGCTCAACAGCACATTTGGGCAGCAACCGATGTTGATTTATACTCGCATTCCACTGATGGTCAGTCATACAATGCAATCAATGGGCCAAGTTTTACATGGAAGGAGATCTGGACGGCTCTTGGAGAGAAATTCGGAGTAGTAGTACACGAAAGTGCATTTTCGGATGATTTCTGGTATTCGAAATCCATGTCTGACAAGAAAGAGGTTTGGAAAGAAATTGTAGCAGAGAAAGGACTGATTCAAACTGAGATGGAAAATTTGGCCAATTGGGAATTCTTGGACCTCTTGTTTCGTTGTCCGTTTAAGCTACTGGGAACCCGAAACAAAGTTGATCGACTAGGTTTTGCTGTGAGGTATAAGACACTGGATTCAATCTTGTACTGGATAGATTGTATGAGAGATGAAAAGTTAATACCTTAA
- the LOC137742245 gene encoding vacuolar cation/proton exchanger 3-like, whose product MEESQEALNNIENGISDYNKGSGNNREQWINGSRTPQNLSASIVRKKSDPILVSNVRFQMLRNILNNLHEVVLGTKLAVLFPAIPLAILADFYHFGRPWIFALSLMGLTPLAERVSFLTEQIAYFTGPTVGGLLNATCGNATEMIIALFALRQNKIDVVKYSLLGSILSNLLLVLGTSLLCGGLANLKKEQKYDRKQADVNSLLLLLGLLCHMLPLMFRYASGVDNPFAIDTLQLSRTSSIFMLMAYVAYIFFQLKTHRQLFESQEEDEDEDGEIAVIGFWSAFSWLVGMTIIIALLSEYVVGTIEAASNSWGISVSFISIILLPIVGNAAEHAGSIIFALKNKLDISLGVALGSASQISMFVIPLSVIVAWIMGVQMDLDFSLLETGSLAFTIIITAFTLQDGTSHYMKGVILFLCYIVIAACFFVDKIPSNETIVDNLGTLHEPSSGILFA is encoded by the exons ATGGAAGAATCCCAGGAGGCTTTGAACAACATAGAGAATGGGATTAGTGATTATAACAAGGGTTCAGGAAATAATAGAGAGCAGTGGATCAATGGATCAAGAACACCACAAAATTTGTCAGCTTCGATTGTACGAAAAAAATCCGACCCGATTCTTGTTTCGAATGTTCGATTCCAAATGCTTAGAAATATTCTCAACAATTTGCATGAGGTTGTTCTTGGCACCAAACTTGCAGTGCTCTTCCCAGCCATCCCCCTTGCAATTCTGGCTGATTTTTATCACTTCGGGAGA CCTTGGATTTTTGCTTTGAGTTTGATGGGACTCACCCCACTTGCTGAACGTGTCAGCTTCCTTACTGA GCAAATTGCTTACTTCACTGGTCCAACAG TGGGAGGACTTCTTAATGCAACATGTGGAAACGCAACAGAGATGATCATAGCATTATTTGCTCTTCGCCAAAACAAAATAGATGTTGTGAAATACTCCCTTTTGGGTTCCATTCTTTCAAAcctcctccttgttcttgggACCTCTCTTCTCTGTGGAGGCTTGGCCAACctgaaaaaagaacaaaaatatgaTAGA AAGCAGGCTGATGTGAATTCACTACTTTTATTGCTGGGTTTACTATGCCACATGCTGCCACTGATGTTCAGATATGCCTCGGGGGTGGACAATCCCTTTGCCATCGACACTCTTCAGTTGTCAAGAACAAGCAGCATTTTTATGCTCATGGCATATGTCGCCTATATCTTCTTCCAGTTAAAAACCCACCGGCAATTGTTTGAGTCACAAGAG gaagatgaagatgaagacgGAGAAATAGCAGTGATAGGGTTTTGGAGTGCATTCAGTTGGCTGGTTGGTATGACAATTATCATAGCTCTCTTGTCTGAGTATGTTGTGGGTACGATCgag gCTGCATCAAATTCTTGGGGAATTTCTGTGAGCTTCATCAGCATTATTTTGCTACCAATTGTTGGGAATGCTGCTGAACATGCTGGTTCCATAATTTTTGCTCTCAAGAATAAGTTG GATATTTCTTTGGGAGTTGCTTTAGGTTCTGCATCCCAAATTTCTATGTTTGTG ATCCctttaagtgtgattgttgcATGGATAATGGGCGTCCAAATGGACCTTGATTTCAGTCTCCTTGAAACTGGTTCTCTTGCTTTCACCATAATCATCACAGCCTTCACATTGCAG GATGGAACTTCACATTATATGAAAGGAGTCATTCTTTTCCTATGCTACATTGTTATTGCCGCATGCTTTTTCGTTGACAAAATTCCCTCGA ATGAGACAATTGTGGACAATTTGGGAACACTGCATGAACCATCCTCTGGAATCTTGTTTGCTTGA
- the LOC137742246 gene encoding uncharacterized protein: protein MAEKLAPEKRHSFVHNGQKVFEWDQTLEEVNMYINLPPNVPSKQFYCKIQSKHVELGIKGNPPYLNHDLTCPVKTDCSFWTLEDDIMHITLQKRDKGQTWASPIVGEGQLDPYSTDLEQKRLMLQRFQEENPGFDFSQAQFNGGCPDPRTFMGGIRSD from the exons ATGGCCGAGAAATTGGCACCGGAGAAGCGCCATAGCTTCGTTCACAATG GTCAGAAGGTGTTTGAATGGGACCAAACCCTAGAGGAGGTAAATATGTACATAAATTTACCCCCAAATGTTCCTTCAAAGCAATTTTACTGCAAAATTCAGTCGAAGCACGTCGAACTCGGCATCAAAGGCAATCCTCCGTACCTCAAT CATGACCTTACCTGCCCAGTGAAGACGGACTGTTCTTTCTGGACACTAG AGGATGATATAATGCACATAACACTGCAGAAGAGGGACAAAGGCCAGACATGGGCATCGCCTATAGTGGGCGAGGGTCAGCTCGATCCTTACTCCACGGATCTTGAGCAGAAGCGCCTTATGCTTCAGAGATTTCAAGAAGAG AACCCAGGCTTTGATTTCTCACAAGCCCAGTTCAATGGAGGCTGCCCTGATCCAAGGACCTTTATGGGCGGTATCCGCTCTGATTGA